Proteins encoded in a region of the Mycolicibacterium chitae genome:
- a CDS encoding polysaccharide deacetylase family protein: MSEFNWPDGKSAAAAFTFDVDAESAVLWGNEAAGARMSVMSHQAYGPLVGIPRILNLLERHQIASTFFVPGHTADRYPEAVRSIVAAGHEIAHHGYLHEQPTALTLEQEIDAIDRGLAALADVAGVRPVGYRAPMWDLSWRTPALLAERGFLYDSSLMDADLPYELAVDGHGPLVEIPIQWALDDWEQFCFLPDIAGSGLIESPRKARELWQLEFDGLRRAGACWVLTNHPFLTGRTSRAAELDDLMRYVLEHDDVWTTNLGSIAEHVRTLGLEPRSITPPDVPR, from the coding sequence ATGAGCGAATTCAATTGGCCCGACGGCAAATCCGCGGCGGCGGCGTTCACCTTCGACGTCGACGCCGAATCGGCTGTGCTGTGGGGCAACGAGGCGGCGGGCGCGCGGATGAGCGTGATGAGCCACCAGGCCTACGGGCCGCTGGTGGGGATTCCGCGCATCCTCAATCTGTTGGAGCGTCACCAGATCGCCTCGACCTTCTTCGTCCCCGGCCATACCGCCGACCGCTATCCCGAGGCCGTCCGCAGCATCGTGGCCGCCGGTCACGAGATCGCCCACCACGGTTACCTCCACGAACAGCCCACCGCGTTGACCCTCGAGCAGGAGATCGACGCCATCGACCGCGGCCTGGCCGCCCTCGCCGACGTCGCCGGGGTGCGGCCGGTCGGGTATCGCGCACCGATGTGGGATCTGTCGTGGCGCACACCCGCGCTGCTGGCCGAGCGCGGCTTCCTCTACGACTCCAGCCTGATGGATGCCGACCTCCCGTACGAGTTGGCGGTGGACGGGCACGGTCCGCTGGTCGAGATCCCCATCCAGTGGGCGCTCGACGACTGGGAGCAATTCTGCTTCCTACCCGACATCGCCGGCAGCGGGCTCATCGAAAGTCCCCGCAAGGCACGGGAACTGTGGCAGCTGGAGTTCGACGGTCTGCGGCGGGCCGGCGCCTGCTGGGTGCTGACCAACCACCCGTTCCTGACCGGACGGACGTCGCGCGCCGCCGAACTCGACGATTTGATGCGCTACGTCCTCGAGCACGACGACGTGTGGACCACCAACCTTGGTTCGATCGCAGAACACGTCCGGACGCTGGGTCTGGAGCCGCGGAGCATCACCCCGCCCGATGTGCCGCGCTGA
- a CDS encoding SDR family NAD(P)-dependent oxidoreductase — MTAPVALVTGGASGIGAEVVTALTRRGYTVGCLDRNPAPNVEHTVAVDISDADAVAAGVAELRDRLGPISAVVNSAGHYEMVPVADITAAAWRTMLRVHLGGLLNIARACLPDLLANRGTLVAVASELAVGGGDGDAHYAAAKGAVLGLVRSLAAEVADRGVRINAVAPGPTDTPLLAADNPCRAPEYLNLLPLRRLTTPREVARCVEYLVCDATFSTGEVLNVNAGAVI; from the coding sequence ATGACGGCGCCGGTTGCGCTGGTCACCGGCGGCGCCAGTGGCATCGGCGCCGAGGTGGTCACCGCCCTGACGCGGCGCGGCTACACCGTTGGCTGCCTGGACCGCAACCCGGCGCCCAACGTCGAACACACTGTCGCCGTGGATATCTCGGACGCGGACGCGGTCGCGGCCGGGGTGGCCGAGTTGCGCGACCGGCTCGGGCCGATCAGCGCGGTGGTGAACTCCGCCGGGCACTACGAGATGGTCCCGGTCGCCGACATCACCGCCGCGGCGTGGCGCACGATGCTGCGCGTCCACCTCGGCGGACTGCTCAACATCGCGCGGGCCTGCCTGCCCGACCTGCTGGCCAACCGCGGCACCCTGGTGGCGGTCGCCAGCGAGTTGGCCGTCGGTGGCGGCGACGGCGACGCCCACTATGCGGCGGCCAAGGGCGCGGTGCTCGGCCTGGTCCGCAGCCTGGCCGCCGAGGTCGCCGATCGCGGTGTGCGGATCAATGCGGTGGCCCCCGGCCCCACCGACACCCCGCTGCTGGCCGCCGACAACCCCTGCCGCGCACCGGAATATCTGAACTTGCTACCCCTGCGCCGGCTCACCACCCCGCGCGAGGTGGCCCGCTGCGTCGAATACCTGGTCTGCGATGCAACATTCAGTACCGGGGAAGTCCTCAACGTCAACGCGGGAGCGGTGATATGA
- a CDS encoding PucR family transcriptional regulator, whose protein sequence is MKEGSRDTDAPTLRALLDARLGLAVPDAPQDLDRPISWVHITEMRDPSRYLRGGELVCTVGLSLQDPQDCRTFAEALARAGAAGVCFGVGDGHDEVPAALLAECRRHRLPMLIAAPSVPFSTVSRFIAEHELGAEIAVARATYALVPELLAALRRHASARDMLDTAGQLLGCYFLLDPEPTDDAASVSVEVPGVGTLGWMGRGVPPEPALLELIARFVRATQVERDVEAALARERVGQLLSLVERRMLLPDALSQLLDWSGFAAGQLSCSAWPAGAGALLSMAVPDALVGDAPDLCLILTTQPLEGTDDLSLPSGHSALVPLTELGSAIGQARIALDLAQRRGLRVGPDQLSTLDSLLEQLPSAQLEPFRQQLIEPLAEMDRRKGTQHVRTLRTFLAANGSLSDTARELYLHINTVRHRLVRIYELTGRDPLDHNDQAAYSIGLHALDRESER, encoded by the coding sequence ATGAAGGAAGGGTCGCGCGACACCGACGCTCCGACTCTTCGGGCACTGCTCGACGCGCGCCTGGGTCTCGCCGTCCCGGACGCGCCCCAGGATCTCGACCGGCCGATCAGCTGGGTCCACATCACCGAGATGCGTGATCCGTCGCGCTACCTGCGCGGCGGCGAGCTGGTGTGCACCGTCGGCCTGAGCCTGCAGGACCCGCAGGACTGCCGGACCTTCGCCGAGGCGCTGGCTCGCGCGGGCGCCGCCGGCGTGTGCTTCGGCGTCGGCGACGGCCACGACGAGGTGCCCGCCGCCCTGCTCGCCGAATGTCGGCGGCACCGGTTGCCGATGCTGATCGCCGCGCCGAGCGTGCCCTTCAGCACGGTCAGCCGGTTCATCGCCGAGCACGAACTGGGCGCGGAGATTGCCGTCGCGCGGGCGACCTACGCACTGGTGCCCGAACTGCTCGCCGCGCTGCGACGGCATGCGTCGGCGCGGGACATGCTCGACACCGCCGGCCAGCTGCTGGGCTGTTACTTCCTGCTGGACCCGGAGCCGACGGACGACGCGGCGTCGGTGTCGGTCGAGGTGCCCGGCGTCGGCACCCTGGGCTGGATGGGCAGGGGCGTGCCGCCGGAGCCGGCGCTGCTGGAACTGATCGCACGGTTCGTGCGGGCGACCCAGGTGGAACGCGATGTCGAGGCCGCCTTGGCCCGGGAACGCGTCGGACAACTGCTGTCCCTCGTCGAACGCCGAATGCTGCTGCCCGATGCGCTGAGCCAGCTGCTGGACTGGTCCGGATTCGCGGCCGGGCAACTGAGCTGCTCGGCTTGGCCGGCCGGGGCCGGTGCCCTGCTGTCGATGGCGGTGCCCGACGCGTTGGTCGGCGATGCCCCCGACCTGTGCCTGATCCTGACGACGCAGCCCCTCGAGGGCACCGACGACCTTTCGCTGCCGTCGGGCCACTCGGCGCTGGTGCCGTTGACCGAGCTCGGGTCGGCGATCGGGCAGGCGCGCATCGCGCTGGATCTCGCGCAGCGCCGGGGGCTGCGCGTCGGACCCGATCAGCTCAGCACGCTCGACAGCCTGCTCGAGCAACTCCCGTCGGCCCAGCTGGAGCCGTTCCGGCAGCAGCTCATCGAACCGCTGGCCGAGATGGATCGCCGCAAGGGAACCCAGCACGTGCGCACGCTACGTACCTTCCTCGCCGCGAACGGTTCGCTCAGCGACACCGCCCGTGAGCTGTATCTACATATCAACACGGTGCGGCATCGGCTGGTGCGGATCTACGAGCTCACCGGCCGAGATCCGTTGGACCACAACGATCAAGCCGCGTATTCGATCGGTTTGCATGCGCTGGATCGGGAGTCTGAGCGTTGA
- a CDS encoding histone-like nucleoid-structuring protein Lsr2: protein MTIEYVDDFDGTSIDAESVDTVEFSYRGQEYSLVLTKKNGAQFDKDISRYITAAKKAQAREARAARKPAKPTSRKANTSKTPTRRKAASRRTASAAVSGPERTRAIRKWAADNGHTVSTRGRIPAAVLQAYDAAH, encoded by the coding sequence GTGACGATCGAGTACGTCGACGACTTCGACGGGACATCGATTGACGCGGAATCGGTTGACACCGTCGAGTTTTCGTATCGAGGGCAGGAATACAGCCTCGTCTTGACCAAGAAGAACGGTGCCCAGTTCGATAAGGACATTTCTCGCTACATCACCGCCGCCAAGAAGGCCCAGGCCCGCGAAGCACGGGCCGCACGCAAACCGGCCAAACCCACATCGCGAAAAGCAAACACCTCGAAGACGCCCACGCGGCGCAAGGCTGCTTCGCGCCGAACCGCATCGGCAGCTGTCTCCGGCCCGGAGCGCACTCGCGCGATTCGCAAATGGGCAGCGGACAACGGGCACACCGTTTCTACCCGCGGCCGGATTCCGGCGGCGGTCCTCCAGGCCTACGACGCCGCGCACTGA
- a CDS encoding SDR family NAD(P)-dependent oxidoreductase yields MSLHGRVALITGAAQGMGAAHARRLAAAGATVAVNDIDDSAALRALATELGGLAAPGDVSDSAECVRIAEHVVGAAGRLDVLVANHAYMTMAPLLDHDPDDWWKVVDTNLGGTFFLVQAVLPHMRALGGGRIVVVSSEWGVTGWPEATAYAASKAGLIALVKTLGRELAPERIIVNAVAPGVTDTPQLQVDADAAGVDLSTVQQQYAGGIPLGRIGSADEIATAVELLADFEVEAIVGQVISSNGGSTRGRV; encoded by the coding sequence ATGAGCCTGCACGGACGCGTCGCGCTGATCACCGGTGCGGCACAGGGCATGGGCGCCGCGCATGCGCGCCGGTTGGCCGCGGCCGGAGCGACGGTGGCGGTCAACGACATCGACGACAGCGCAGCGCTGCGCGCGCTGGCGACCGAACTCGGCGGGTTGGCTGCCCCCGGCGACGTTTCCGACTCGGCGGAATGCGTGCGCATCGCCGAGCACGTGGTCGGAGCCGCCGGACGCCTGGACGTGCTGGTGGCCAACCACGCCTATATGACGATGGCGCCGCTGCTCGACCACGACCCGGACGACTGGTGGAAGGTGGTCGACACCAACCTCGGCGGCACCTTCTTCCTGGTGCAGGCCGTGCTCCCGCACATGCGCGCACTCGGCGGCGGACGCATCGTCGTCGTCAGCAGCGAATGGGGAGTGACGGGCTGGCCGGAGGCGACGGCCTACGCTGCCTCGAAGGCCGGGTTGATCGCCTTGGTCAAGACGCTGGGGCGGGAACTGGCGCCGGAGCGGATCATCGTCAACGCGGTGGCGCCGGGGGTGACCGATACGCCCCAACTGCAGGTCGACGCTGACGCCGCCGGGGTGGACTTGTCCACCGTGCAGCAGCAGTACGCGGGGGGTATCCCGTTGGGCCGCATCGGTTCTGCAGACGAGATCGCCACGGCGGTGGAACTGCTCGCCGACTTCGAGGTCGAGGCGATCGTCGGACAGGTGATCTCCAGCAACGGCGGATCGACAAGGGGGAGGGTATGA
- a CDS encoding cutinase family protein, with translation MTFRLFNSRPRVSSSVSRRRIPILLQAFVVGAAGVAALLSASVGPAAAAPTGIANTGCADVEVVFARGTFEAPGIGKVGVPFVEALRARLPDQSVGVYAVNYPASTDFARAADGVADVSNHLNDMATHCPTTDIVLGGYSQGAAVTTYATSDTVPAGYALPAGLSGPLSPAVANNVAAVALFGKPSVGVVKLLQQGAPPMRIGSAFADKTLDLCAPADPVCQFGSLDRSAHSAYVSNGMADQAADFAARRIMRR, from the coding sequence ATGACGTTTCGCCTGTTCAACTCCCGCCCACGCGTCTCATCGTCGGTGAGCCGCCGTCGCATCCCAATCCTGTTGCAGGCATTCGTCGTCGGTGCCGCGGGCGTCGCGGCACTGCTGAGCGCGTCTGTCGGCCCCGCCGCGGCCGCACCGACCGGCATTGCCAACACCGGCTGCGCCGACGTCGAGGTGGTCTTCGCCCGCGGTACGTTCGAAGCGCCCGGTATCGGAAAAGTCGGCGTCCCCTTCGTCGAGGCCCTCCGTGCCCGACTGCCCGACCAGAGCGTCGGGGTCTATGCGGTCAACTACCCCGCCTCGACGGACTTTGCCCGCGCCGCCGACGGCGTAGCCGACGTCAGCAATCACCTCAACGACATGGCCACCCACTGCCCCACCACCGACATCGTGCTCGGCGGCTACTCCCAAGGAGCCGCAGTCACCACCTATGCGACCAGTGACACGGTGCCCGCCGGCTACGCACTGCCCGCAGGCCTATCCGGGCCGCTGTCACCTGCGGTGGCCAACAACGTTGCCGCTGTTGCATTGTTCGGCAAGCCGTCAGTTGGCGTCGTCAAGCTTTTGCAGCAAGGTGCGCCTCCCATGAGGATCGGCTCCGCCTTCGCGGATAAGACCCTCGACCTGTGCGCGCCTGCCGATCCGGTCTGCCAGTTCGGCAGCCTCGACCGCAGCGCGCACAGCGCCTACGTCAGCAACGGGATGGCCGATCAAGCCGCCGACTTTGCTGCTCGACGGATCATGAGACGCTGA
- the speB gene encoding agmatinase, translated as MSTDGENMQYVRSETGMLGQVDAQAVPRYAGLATFARLPQRHEVDDYDIAVVGVPFDGGVTYRPGARFGPAAIRQASRLLKPYHPALDVSPFAQAQVVDAGDIAANPFDITVAVDEIRAGVRGLLTRPEQRVVLLGGDHTIALPSLQAVNEVHGPVALVHFDAHLDTWDTYFGAPCTHGTPFRRASEQGLLVKDHSAHVGIRGSLYDRADLLEDAELGFTVVHCRDIDRIGVDGVIERVLERVGAHPVYVSIDIDVLDPAFAPGTGTPEIGGMTSRELVAVLRAMRGLNIVAADIVEVAPAYDQAEVTAVAAANLAYELITLMADR; from the coding sequence ATGAGCACAGACGGAGAGAACATGCAGTACGTGCGGTCGGAGACCGGAATGTTGGGTCAGGTGGACGCGCAGGCGGTGCCGCGGTATGCGGGTCTGGCGACCTTCGCGCGGCTGCCGCAGCGCCACGAGGTCGACGACTACGACATCGCGGTGGTGGGTGTGCCCTTCGACGGCGGGGTGACCTACCGGCCCGGGGCCCGGTTCGGCCCGGCGGCCATCCGGCAGGCCTCCCGGCTGCTCAAGCCCTATCATCCGGCCCTGGACGTCAGCCCGTTCGCGCAGGCGCAGGTGGTCGACGCCGGTGACATCGCGGCCAACCCGTTCGACATCACGGTCGCGGTCGACGAGATCCGCGCCGGGGTGCGCGGTTTGCTTACCCGGCCCGAACAACGGGTCGTGCTGCTCGGCGGGGACCACACCATCGCGCTGCCTTCGTTGCAGGCAGTCAACGAGGTCCACGGCCCAGTGGCGCTGGTGCATTTCGACGCCCACCTCGACACCTGGGACACCTACTTCGGCGCGCCCTGCACCCACGGCACCCCGTTCCGGCGGGCCTCCGAACAGGGTCTGCTGGTCAAGGACCACTCGGCGCACGTCGGCATCCGCGGTTCGCTCTACGACCGCGCGGACCTGCTCGAGGACGCCGAACTGGGATTCACCGTGGTGCACTGCCGCGACATCGACCGCATCGGCGTCGACGGGGTGATCGAGCGGGTGCTCGAGCGGGTGGGCGCGCACCCGGTGTACGTGTCGATCGACATCGACGTGCTGGACCCCGCGTTCGCGCCGGGGACGGGCACCCCCGAGATCGGCGGCATGACCAGCCGCGAGTTGGTGGCGGTGCTGCGGGCCATGCGGGGCCTGAACATCGTCGCCGCCGACATCGTGGAGGTGGCGCCGGCCTACGACCAGGCCGAGGTCACGGCGGTCGCCGCGGCGAACCTGGCCTACGAGTTGATCACGCTGATGGCCGACCGATGA
- a CDS encoding APC family permease, translating to MSSSIAEQQPQGLRREFSLWSAFAFAFAFISPIVALYAIFGLALSAAGPSFWWGFVLVFGGQFLVALVFAMLVSRWPLEGSIYQWSRRLLGTGYGWFAGWAYMWTLVIAMATVALGAAGFVANIIGIEAPSGGLQALIALVILLGGTAVNLIGRGALKVFMTASIIAEVIGSVGLGTWLLLFHRHNSLSVLFTGGGADIDLFAYLSGPFLLAVAFIGFSFVGFESAGSIAEEVHQPRRYLPKAVLFSLGFIALVVAYSSLAIILAVPDLDAVAEGAVADPVYETLTTALGPGIAKPVQVLFIIGFLASFLALQTSGSRVIWAYARDGALPASGALARLHSQARIPTIAILITTVVGAALFGLSIVAGDIYTLMVNFTAGGFYLAFLFPLIGFLVVLLRRQWTPARFSLGAWTLPVAATAVVWAVLQFINIAWPRVAFDERYLDWSVWIGVGVLLVLGTALFASVRENITPAAVVDDLEAEDELADRR from the coding sequence ATGTCGTCATCGATCGCCGAGCAGCAGCCGCAGGGGCTGCGCCGGGAGTTCTCCCTGTGGTCGGCGTTCGCTTTCGCGTTCGCCTTCATCTCGCCGATCGTCGCGCTGTACGCCATCTTCGGCCTGGCCCTGAGCGCCGCCGGCCCGTCGTTCTGGTGGGGCTTCGTGCTGGTGTTCGGCGGACAGTTCCTGGTCGCCCTGGTCTTCGCGATGCTGGTGTCGCGCTGGCCGCTGGAGGGTTCGATCTACCAGTGGTCGCGTCGACTGCTCGGCACCGGCTACGGCTGGTTCGCCGGCTGGGCCTACATGTGGACGCTGGTGATCGCGATGGCCACCGTCGCGCTCGGCGCGGCCGGCTTCGTCGCCAACATCATCGGCATCGAGGCACCCTCGGGCGGTCTGCAGGCGCTGATCGCCCTGGTGATCCTGTTGGGCGGCACCGCGGTCAACCTGATCGGCCGGGGCGCGTTGAAGGTGTTCATGACGGCCAGCATCATCGCCGAGGTGATCGGCTCGGTCGGTCTGGGCACCTGGCTGCTGCTGTTCCACCGCCACAACTCGCTGTCGGTGCTGTTCACCGGCGGCGGAGCGGACATCGACCTCTTCGCGTACCTGTCCGGGCCGTTCCTGCTGGCGGTGGCGTTCATCGGCTTCTCGTTCGTCGGCTTCGAAAGCGCCGGCTCCATCGCCGAGGAGGTGCACCAGCCGCGGCGCTACCTGCCCAAGGCGGTGCTGTTCTCGCTCGGGTTCATCGCGCTCGTCGTCGCCTACTCCAGCCTGGCGATCATCCTGGCCGTCCCGGATCTCGACGCGGTCGCCGAGGGCGCCGTCGCCGACCCGGTCTACGAGACCCTGACCACCGCGCTCGGACCCGGGATCGCCAAACCCGTTCAGGTGCTGTTCATCATCGGCTTCCTCGCGAGCTTCCTGGCGCTGCAGACCTCCGGTTCGCGGGTGATCTGGGCCTACGCCCGCGACGGTGCCCTGCCGGCCTCCGGCGCACTGGCCCGGCTGCACAGCCAGGCCCGCATCCCGACGATCGCGATCCTGATCACCACCGTGGTCGGTGCGGCGCTGTTCGGCCTGAGCATCGTCGCCGGCGACATCTACACGCTGATGGTGAACTTCACCGCCGGCGGTTTTTACCTGGCATTCCTGTTCCCGTTGATCGGTTTCCTGGTGGTGCTGCTGCGCCGGCAGTGGACACCGGCCCGGTTCTCCCTGGGCGCCTGGACGCTGCCGGTGGCGGCGACGGCGGTGGTGTGGGCGGTGCTGCAGTTCATCAACATCGCCTGGCCGCGGGTCGCGTTCGACGAGCGCTACCTGGACTGGTCGGTGTGGATCGGCGTCGGGGTGCTGCTGGTGCTCGGCACCGCGTTGTTCGCGTCGGTGCGCGAGAACATCACCCCCGCAGCGGTGGTGGACGACCTCGAAGCCGAGGACGAACTGGCGGATCGCCGATGA